A window of Garra rufa chromosome 11, GarRuf1.0, whole genome shotgun sequence genomic DNA:
tgaaaaaaatctaaatattgagaaaattgcctttaaagttgtccaaatgaagttcttagctatgcatattactaatctaaaattaagttttgatatatttacagtagggaatttacaaactGTCTTCAtagaacttgatctttacttaatatcctaatgatgtttggcataaaagaaaaaaatcgataattttgacccatacaatgtatttttggctattgctacaaatatacccatggttttgtgggtcacatataatgttttCAGATACACAGACATCACTATCGTTAATGGCACATAAGTCATATGTTAACATTTTACTTTTTAagtgaaaaacattatttaatttcacCAAATCAACTTACAGACTTTTCATGGGTTAGATCAAGACTGTTGCTGAGGATTAAGGGTGTTTGATAAGGAAAATATTGTAAATGTGTACTGTTGTGGTTCTTCCAGGGAACAGGGTTGGTTAAACATTGCTCTGTAGAATCATGATGAGTCCAAAGATAAGGTTTTACagagcaaatatatatatatttattcatacaTATTTGTACAGGATATTCATATATTACCCATCTGTCAATGTCAGTCATAACTAGAGAATGACAGTAAACACTTGAGTGCTGCTCTCAATATATtataacaatttattttttattttttgtaaaatagagGCAAATCTGAATTACTTGGTTTGCTatgcaaaataaaatatgaacaaCAACAAATAACACTCTTCATTTAGTCTGACATTTGTAATATGTAAATCTGCAATATGTTACCTGCTTGTTAATGTCTAAGATAATTGTTTTATGATAATGGGCTTGGGCTTTATGATCGTGGTTTCGAGGGTGGTTccccatgtgtttttttttttcttttatgtggaCACCTttatatggaagcttgtttcaaTCACAGAAtaaagtaattgcaactttttatctcacaattctgactttttttcccatcAGAATTGAGAattaaagtcacaactgcaacgtcagaattgtgagaaacaagcaggcatttgcgagttataaagtacaaTTCTGAGTGCAAAAAAGTCAGCTCACAAGTCTGATATTTTttgcaaatatgagtttatatctgacaattttgactttcttaatCCTCATTACATAAAGTAATAATTTTCTCAATACATCATAAAATCTTGAGTTCATagtgtattacattttttttttaacatattgaaatgtattatattatgaaCACTGCAGCAATTTATAATGTAATATCAGCACATAATGTATAAAGTCAACACACCGAGATGCAAATTCAGAAGGTGAGACAATTACACGTCAGTATTCAATGTGAAAGAATAAGCTTcaaatcaattatatataatttaacaaTTTAGTATTTGGCAAATATCATTTGCCTCCTAATATTGGGatttaaaaaactatttaaaaaggaATATGCAATTTAATTTTGAGGTGTTTTCAAATAAATTACAAACTGATAACATTGAATTACATTAAATAGGCTCATATAATAGCCCAAGATAAATATTTAGATTTCACTGGTCTATAAAATTTTTATGTTTTGACTCAGACTCGTGATTGGCCGCTGCTGGATTCAGTCATGTGATAAAGCATTTAAAAGAACACACTCAGGACAATAAACAACACAATTTGGGTTTGCAAACCTGATTACTATGAAGACTATTGCTCTGCTTCTGCTACTGACTGGACTGTTGGCCCGTGGACGAGGTGAGTGACTTTAGTAGCATAATCTTTTTGTGTTATTTGAAATTTGAACATATTCTTAACTGAGTTTGATATCTATCTCTACACAGCCTGGAAGAACACCTATGATGGGGCTCTAAATTTTAACTGTCCTGCAGGCCAGTCCATATCCTCCATAACGAGGTGAGTACCACTTATTAATGTTATAAACATATGATAAAATATGAAGTTGTATGCAAGTTCCACCTGATTCACGTTAAATTAACTTTTAGGATAactccacttccagaattaaaatttcttgataatttactcacccccatgtctttcaagatatgcatgtctttctttcttcagttgcaagagaggtaaacattccaggatagtggacttcaatggtgcttaaCGGATTGATGgtagcttcagagggctctaaatgatcccacctgagaaataagggtcttatctagtaaaaagatcagtaataataagtaaataataatatttatacacattttaaccacaaatgctcatcttgtctagctttgtgatGCTCAAAAAcccgtctcattttcttctccagcttcaaaatcgtcctacatcgctgttttacctttttttttttaaagggcttTTGACCTTTTtggcacgttcactttgtaacaGGATTCCTACGAGCTTTGGAAACGTATGGAAAAAAGAAAGCGGAGTATGTGTTTCCAGACTTTTGtccatatttcattttttataatagaaaatgacgaatttaatgaaaataaatttaTTGTACAAGACGGGAGTTTTCATGGTAGCTGTTTAGTGATTGTCCAATATGACTAAATGAATTCAAGGTGCACTTTTTCATTATGAAAAAAGCAGGTTATAAGCATTTTTGGTTTCTTTTCACTATATTCTTAGCACTGTATCACATAGCCTCAAGgacctttgaaaaaaaaaacagactttttTCTGCACACAAGAAACCATTAAACTTAGAATATAGGGCAACGCACATGGATCCACCTATTGAGCCATCAGCTCATTTCTCAGTGTGGGTTCTTGGCTGCCACAGACTATGCATAAAGTGACCTAAGGCCTTGAAATATGACATAGTGCCCTAATGAAAGCCACATTTTAGACACTTTTTTAAACACAGTATCAGTCTTTTTTGTAGACCCTTGACCTTGGAAAATTTTATGCCATTAGCCTATTTTGTGTGCCATGGTTTTTCTGCCAGCgtagtcttaaaaataaaggtgcttcacgatgccatagaagaaccttttttgtctaaatgggtccataaagaacctttgacatctgaagaacctttctgtttcacaaaaggtttttttgtggtgaaagaaggttcttcagattataaaaaggtaagaaatagatggttctttcaagaacctttgactgaatggttctttgtggaaccaaaaatggtttttctatggcatcgctgtgaaaaaccttataaagcacctttattttgaagagtgcacaaaggatgtgttaaattaaccATTATGCCTTGATATTAGAAGTACTACCATAAGAAAAGGCAAAGTTTGAGCAATTATATCTCTGTTAATTCATGTGCATCCATGCTCTTGCTTTATTCATATTAAGGTAGCATTGATGCACAAAGGAAATAGggtatataaaatgaaaaattgtaATGCAGAAGCATGCAAAAAATTCCCATGCGCATGTGAATAGTTTCTCGAAGACAAAGTTTCTTGTGTGCATGTGAAAGTCTGCATTTTTACTACTTATTATTTTGTAGGAGCTCTGTATTTTAACACTTAGAGAAAATCaatgaaaacaattaaaatatttgCAGATGACTGTACTATACCAAACATAAAGCTGAAAATAATGCTTTATGAACCATTTATGGTAAATATGGTCTGAGGTTTGAAAATTCAAGTCTGGAAAAGTATGAAATTTTGAAATGGAAGATGTGTAGGAATCCTGTTTTAAATGATGTAGGCCGATTTTAAAGTTGAAGAAAAAATTAAATGGGAGGTTTTTggcttaaaatgtatataatttgtaatattttttagaaaatagccaatagtttcgctagataagactcttatttttcagctgggattgtgttgggccctttgaagctgcattaaaactgcatttttaaccttcaatccgttgaacatgattgaagtccactatatggagaaaaatccagcaatgttttccttaaaacacttaatttctttcttttttacccGTTCCTTTTTGCTGTGTTACCCAGTTTGGTTCATTCTGTACTTGTGCAAATTACTGCAAAAGTGATAGCGTGGTGAAATCCCAGGGAAACATTTAAAACACATATATACCAAGTGGAAACTAAATGCATCACCGTTGACAGCTTCTGGTTGAAACACCAAAAATGCAGCGCTTTCCTCCCACCTTGCTCGATTTCTGGGATTGAGCCACTGTCAATATGTGGGAGACTCTCCCAGAAAGACTTTGGATATCTGTGTATGTTAGGATTTGCTTTTCCATGGATGAACATAACAGATTGTTAGAAAGCACCAtaccctttaaaatttaaatgcaaatATCAATGCAATTGTAATATTCAATTTTGCATTTTCTTTCTCCATTCCAACTTATGTTAAAAAAGCGAACACCACAATAAATTTGAGGACCGTCGTTGGGACTTTAGCTGTCAAGCCACCTATGGCCAGAGTGCACAATGTTACTGGACAGGTTACATCAATGACTTCGACCAAGTGATCCTCTTTGAGTGTCCAGCACAACATATGATCGCAGGAATGAGCAGCTTCCACAGCAACCCCCATGAGGACAGACGGTGAGCTCTGATCGACTGATTCTCATCTGTAAACTTTGACTCTCTTGAGCTCACTTGAACTGATGCTAATACCATGTTTTCACACAGCTGGAAATTTTACTGCTGTAAAAGTTCATGCGTTTCTGCAAGCTGTCATTGGACCACATATGTGAACAACTTTGACCAGTACTTCCACTGGATTGTGCCTTCCCGGAACGTTCTGGTGGGCGTTCATAGCTACCATCAAAATCGGGAAGAGTGGGTATTTATGTTATTTCTAATGAAGCTAGTTGAGCAAGATTGTGAGCTCTGTTGTTCACTAATGTGTTGTACTTTTTTTCAGAGATCGGCGTTGGGCGTACAAGGTCTGTGCCCAATACAAAATTTGATTCCAAGATTCAATATTCTCTTACAGTTCATGATGAAAATTCTCTCATGATCCTCTGAAATAAATGCATGTTGAAAACAAACACTGTGGCTGATCTCTGTGTGTGTCAATAGGCTGAAATCATTGGATTAAATCATACATTTTGAATTTTCAGTAACATGATCACTGATTTGACCAAGTCTATTGACAGCAGGCTAACTAATTAACCTATAAAGGTCCTCTAAATTAACCTCTAAATGTAGAAaaacaaatctagcttaatttctATTTTAACAATTTTTCTTGCATGCAAGTACTAAACTAAGTACTCTTCCAAATTCTCTtccatgtcttattgcgcttaaactgtcaaatacacacaaatttaTGTTAAAaccacacaggagttacaaaaacagtcagttatgtctgtgaaggtagacagctgggaaagaaatcacgtttatataaaatacagtaaCTTTCCACTGCTTTCTTGTCCCCTTTGAGGCTAGGACTCGAAATAAACAGATAACATACTTTGCTCGAACTTTTGCCATGCTGTTAGAACTGCTACACCGAGGCGCTGTAGCCTCTTCGGACGGCATATAAAAATtgcatatattaaaaaatatctgcATTTTAATTTTGAGGTGTTTCGCAAAAAAAATCATGAACTGATTCTACAAATAATAATACACaaaatgacattaaattaaatgaaacaaaatagtTTATAAAACTGTCATTGTCTCCAGCCCCTGTATTGGGTCCATTTGTCCTGACACGCTTGCCTGTCAGCATTTGTGCCTCATCAATTTCCCTCTGAATATTAATACTTAATAAACTTAACTATTAGAGACATGTCTTTGAATAAAGACATGTGCAATTTAATTTtaaggtgttttaaaaaaaaactgagcacCAGAAAAACCTCTTTAAGTTAAGAGAAATGGTTTGAATAataagaaaacaagaaaatatagcTAAAAAGGATAATGACATTTCTGAAAGAATTGATTGCTATGAATGATTTCTACTGTATTTCTCTTTAACAAATGACTTAGAAATATTGCGATTACAAACTTCCTCCTTATCTTGCAGAAAGTTTAGACAAACAATCTTATCACCGAATGTTCCTCTTGTATGATGATTTGAAAAATGGCAATTTTTTTCTATGAAAAAGTTTAACTGAACTTTCTCATTAGGAGATGCATTTTTGCAACACAGTTGCAAAGTTGAAAAGAGTTGTTCTATTGCTCTCAAGCATTCCAAGTACATAAATCAGACTTTGAATGTGGCTTATTCAATCTTaactacattttattattttagtttaatgCATCACCTGATCACCAGGTTCCTGAAAGGTGCGAGGAGGATAAACACTCCTAGACAGCACCTCATCTCTTCTTGGAATCTCTCTTCCTAGGTCTGTGGAGAGCTCCCTTCGAGCCGCTTGGTTCAGTCGAGCTGAAATACCTGAGGCCTAAGACCTCGCTCCTGACCGcgctggcttccatcaagagggatTGGGACCTGCAAACATTCTCAGGCAACGAGACGTGCCTCGAATTCAGCCCGGCTGATTCTCACGTGACCTTGAGACCCaggcctggttatgtgcccaaggttcccaccactccCTTTTGGGATCAGGtagtgaacctgcaagctctgcccccggaggaggcagacccagccttagCGGTGTCCCATTCGCACCCTGCGTATTTACGCAGACCGCACCCGGAGCTTCAGATGCTccaagcagctctttgtctgatTTGGAGGACAGCAGAaaggggaatgctgtctccaaacagaggttggcccattgggtggtagatgccatcacCTTGGCGTACCCAAGTCCCAAGGTGAGCCGTGCCCCATGAGTTCGAGCTCACTCAACCCAGAGTGTTGTCTCCTCCTATGGGCTGGTGCACAgcaaatgtacagtcgtggccaaaagttttgagaatgacacaaatattagttttcacaaagtttgctgctcaactgtttttagatctttgtttcaattgtttctgtgatgtactgaaatataattacaagcactttatacgtttcaaaggcttttatcgacaattacatgacatttatgcagagagtcagtatttgcagtgttggtccttctttttcaggacctctgcaattcgactgggcatgctctcaatcaacttctgggccaaatcctgactgatagcaacccattctttcataatcacttcttggagtttgtcagaattagtgggtttttgtttgtccacctgcctcttgaggattgaccacaagttgaCCACAagtaagatctggggagtttcc
This region includes:
- the LOC141346063 gene encoding hemagglutinin/amebocyte aggregation factor-like isoform X1, translated to MKTIALLLLLTGLLARGRAWKNTYDGALNFNCPAGQSISSITSEHHNKFEDRRWDFSCQATYGQSAQCYWTGYINDFDQVILFECPAQHMIAGMSSFHSNPHEDRRWKFYCCKSSCVSASCHWTTYVNNFDQYFHWIVPSRNVLVGVHSYHQNREEDRRWAYKVCAQYKI
- the LOC141346063 gene encoding hemagglutinin/amebocyte aggregation factor-like isoform X2, with the translated sequence MKALLLLLTGLLARGRAWKNTYDGALNFNCPAGQSISSITSEHHNKFEDRRWDFSCQATYGQSAQCYWTGYINDFDQVILFECPAQHMIAGMSSFHSNPHEDRRWKFYCCKSSCVSASCHWTTYVNNFDQYFHWIVPSRNVLVGVHSYHQNREEDRRWAYKVCAQYKI